One Methylosinus sp. LW4 genomic region harbors:
- the glnA gene encoding type I glutamate--ammonia ligase, with protein sequence MTTAKDVLKQIADNDVKYVDFRFTDPRGKWQHVTFDVSIVDEDALNEGIMFDGSSIAGWKAINESDMTLLPDLGTVTHDPFFAASTLSIVCDVVEPTTGQPYNRDPRGIAKKAQAYLQSTGIGDTSFFGPEAEFFVFDDVRFSTDPYNTGFTVDSVELPTNSDTAYEGGNLGHRVRTKGGYFPVPPIDSAQDMRGEMLAAMASMGVAVEKHHHEVASAQHELGLKFATLVQVADHLQIYKYAIHQVAHSYGKTATFMPKPVYGDNGSGMHVHQSIWKEGKPVFAGDKYAGLSQECLWYIGGIIKHAKALNAFTNPSTNSYKRLVPGFEAPVLLAYSSRNRSASCRIPFATSPKAKRVEVRFPDPTANPYLAFSAMLMAGLDGIANKIDPGAPSDKDLYDLPPEELKAIPTVCGSLREALDSLKADHAFLTAGGVFNEDFIHAYIDLKYQDVYRFEMTPHPVEYDMYYSY encoded by the coding sequence ATGACCACGGCCAAGGACGTTCTCAAGCAGATCGCCGACAACGACGTAAAATATGTGGATTTCCGTTTCACGGATCCGCGCGGCAAGTGGCAGCACGTCACCTTCGACGTGTCGATCGTCGATGAGGACGCGCTGAACGAAGGCATCATGTTCGACGGCTCCTCGATCGCCGGCTGGAAGGCGATCAACGAGTCGGATATGACTCTCCTGCCCGATCTCGGCACGGTCACGCACGACCCCTTCTTCGCCGCCTCCACGCTGTCCATCGTCTGCGACGTCGTCGAGCCCACCACCGGCCAGCCCTACAACCGCGACCCGCGCGGCATCGCCAAAAAGGCGCAGGCCTATCTGCAGTCGACCGGAATCGGCGACACCTCCTTCTTCGGTCCCGAGGCCGAATTCTTCGTCTTCGACGACGTGCGCTTCTCGACCGACCCCTACAACACCGGCTTCACCGTCGACTCCGTCGAGCTGCCCACCAATTCCGACACCGCTTATGAGGGCGGCAATCTCGGCCATCGCGTGCGCACCAAGGGCGGCTATTTCCCGGTTCCGCCGATCGACTCCGCCCAGGACATGCGCGGCGAGATGCTGGCGGCCATGGCGTCCATGGGCGTCGCCGTCGAGAAGCACCATCACGAGGTCGCTTCCGCGCAGCATGAGCTCGGCCTGAAGTTCGCGACGCTGGTCCAGGTCGCCGACCATCTGCAGATCTACAAATACGCCATTCATCAGGTGGCGCATTCCTACGGCAAGACGGCGACCTTCATGCCGAAGCCGGTCTATGGCGACAATGGCTCGGGCATGCACGTCCACCAGTCGATCTGGAAGGAAGGCAAGCCGGTGTTCGCGGGCGACAAATACGCCGGCCTCTCCCAGGAGTGCCTGTGGTATATCGGCGGCATCATCAAGCACGCCAAGGCGCTGAACGCCTTCACCAACCCGTCGACGAACTCCTATAAGCGCCTGGTTCCGGGCTTCGAGGCTCCGGTGCTGCTCGCCTATTCGTCGCGCAACCGCTCGGCCTCCTGCCGCATCCCCTTCGCGACCAGCCCGAAGGCGAAGCGCGTCGAGGTTCGCTTCCCCGATCCGACGGCCAATCCCTATCTCGCCTTCTCGGCCATGCTGATGGCCGGCCTCGACGGCATCGCCAACAAGATCGATCCGGGCGCGCCGTCCGACAAGGACCTCTACGACCTGCCGCCGGAGGAGCTGAAGGCGATCCCGACGGTCTGCGGCTCGCTGCGCGAGGCCCTCGACAGCCTGAAGGCCGACCACGCCTTCCTGACGGCCGGCGGCGTCTTCAACGAGGACTTCATCCACGCCTACATCGACCTGAAGTATCAGGACGTCTATCGCTTCGAGATGACGCCTCACCCGGTCGAGTACGACATGTATTATTCCTACTGA
- a CDS encoding P-II family nitrogen regulator, whose product MKKIEAIIKPFKLDEVKEALQGAGLQGITVTEAKGFGRQKGHTELYRGAEYVVDFLPKVKIEIVLADDAVDRAVEAIRKAAQTGRIGDGKIFVSNVEGAVRIRTGETGADAI is encoded by the coding sequence ATGAAAAAAATCGAGGCGATCATCAAACCCTTCAAGCTCGATGAAGTAAAAGAAGCGCTGCAAGGCGCCGGCCTGCAAGGCATTACTGTCACCGAGGCGAAAGGTTTCGGTCGCCAGAAGGGGCATACGGAGCTCTACCGCGGCGCGGAATATGTGGTCGATTTTCTTCCCAAGGTGAAAATCGAGATCGTGCTCGCCGACGATGCGGTGGACCGCGCCGTCGAAGCCATTCGCAAAGCCGCGCAAACCGGACGCATCGGCGACGGAAAAATCTTCGTTTCGAATGTCGAAGGCGCCGTCCGCATCCGCACGGGAGAGACCGGCGCGGACGCGATCTGA
- a CDS encoding glutamine synthetase beta-grasp domain-containing protein, which produces MPKYKLEYLWLDGYTPVPNLRGKTQIKEFDSFPTLEQLPLWGFDGSSTKQAEGRSSDCVLKPVSVFPDITRTNGALVMCEVMMPDGVTPHASNARATILDDPGAWFGFEQEYFFYKNGRPLGFPEAGFPAPQGPYYTGVGFKNVGEIARQIVEEHLDICLAAGINHEGINAEVAKGQWEFQIFGKGSRKAADEMWVARYILLRLAEKYGIDIEFHCKPLGATDWNGSGMHANFSTTYLREVGGKAYFEQLMGAFEKAKDDHIAVYGPDNHMRLTGLHETASIHTFSWGVADRGASIRVPHSFIKNDYKGYLEDRRPNSQGDPYQIASQILKTISTVPTR; this is translated from the coding sequence ATGCCCAAGTACAAGCTCGAATATCTCTGGCTCGACGGCTACACGCCCGTGCCGAATCTCCGGGGCAAAACCCAGATCAAAGAATTCGACAGCTTCCCGACATTGGAGCAGCTCCCGCTGTGGGGCTTCGACGGCAGCTCGACCAAGCAGGCGGAAGGAAGAAGCTCGGACTGCGTTCTGAAGCCGGTCTCCGTCTTCCCCGACATCACCCGCACCAATGGCGCGCTGGTGATGTGCGAGGTGATGATGCCCGACGGCGTGACGCCGCATGCGTCCAACGCCCGCGCCACCATCCTCGACGATCCGGGCGCCTGGTTCGGCTTCGAGCAGGAGTATTTCTTCTATAAGAACGGCCGTCCGCTCGGCTTCCCCGAGGCGGGCTTCCCGGCTCCGCAGGGTCCCTATTACACCGGCGTCGGCTTCAAGAATGTCGGCGAGATCGCGCGCCAGATCGTCGAGGAGCATCTCGACATCTGTCTCGCCGCCGGCATCAACCACGAAGGCATCAACGCCGAGGTGGCCAAGGGCCAGTGGGAATTCCAGATCTTCGGCAAGGGCTCCCGCAAGGCGGCCGACGAGATGTGGGTGGCGCGCTACATTCTGCTGCGCCTCGCCGAGAAATACGGCATCGACATCGAGTTCCACTGCAAGCCGCTGGGCGCCACCGATTGGAACGGCTCGGGCATGCACGCCAATTTCTCGACGACCTATCTGCGCGAGGTGGGCGGCAAGGCCTATTTCGAGCAGCTGATGGGCGCGTTCGAGAAAGCCAAGGACGATCACATCGCCGTCTATGGCCCGGACAATCATATGCGTCTGACCGGCCTGCACGAGACGGCGTCGATCCACACCTTCAGCTGGGGCGTGGCGGATCGCGGCGCGTCGATCCGCGTGCCGCACAGCTTCATCAAGAACGACTATAAGGGCTATCTGGAAGATCGCCGCCCGAACTCGCAAGGCGACCCCTACCAGATCGCCTCGCAGATACTGAAGACCATCTCCACCGTCCCCACACGCTGA
- the sseA gene encoding 3-mercaptopyruvate sulfurtransferase — MTTAAPNIDPETLLVSTQWLADHLHAPDVIVFDASWHMPAAGRDPRAEFVDAHIPGAVFFDIDAIADHSTDLPHMLPDPVAFSSAARKLGLGDGMRAVVYDSLGLFSAPRLWWTLRVFGLTDVSILDGGLPAWKAEGRPLEQGESQRPSRHFTARMDHALVADAADVSRALADGSAQVVDVRSAERFAGAVPEPRPGLRSGHMPGALNLPFGNLIADGRLKAPAALDEIFAAAKIDPARPVIASCGSGLTASILSFALAAAGRRPATVYDGSWSEWGARAELPVVGAAG; from the coding sequence ATGACGACGGCCGCTCCGAACATCGATCCCGAGACGCTGCTGGTCTCCACGCAATGGCTCGCCGACCATCTCCATGCGCCGGACGTCATCGTCTTCGACGCCTCCTGGCACATGCCGGCCGCCGGCCGCGACCCGCGCGCCGAATTTGTCGACGCGCATATTCCCGGCGCCGTCTTCTTCGACATAGACGCCATAGCGGATCATTCGACCGATCTGCCGCATATGCTGCCGGACCCGGTCGCCTTCTCCTCGGCGGCGCGCAAGCTCGGCCTCGGCGACGGCATGCGCGCTGTAGTCTATGACAGCCTCGGCCTGTTCTCGGCGCCGCGCCTTTGGTGGACCTTGCGCGTCTTCGGCCTCACCGACGTCTCCATCCTCGACGGCGGCCTGCCGGCCTGGAAGGCGGAAGGGCGTCCGCTGGAGCAGGGCGAGAGCCAGCGGCCCTCGCGGCATTTCACCGCGCGCATGGACCATGCGCTGGTCGCCGACGCCGCCGATGTGTCGCGCGCCCTGGCCGACGGCTCGGCGCAGGTCGTCGACGTGCGCTCGGCCGAGCGTTTCGCGGGCGCCGTTCCCGAGCCGCGCCCCGGCCTGCGCTCCGGCCACATGCCCGGCGCGCTCAACCTGCCCTTCGGCAATCTCATCGCCGATGGCCGGCTGAAAGCCCCCGCCGCTCTGGACGAAATATTCGCGGCGGCGAAGATCGACCCCGCGCGGCCGGTGATCGCCAGCTGCGGCTCCGGCCTCACCGCCTCGATTCTGAGCTTCGCGCTGGCCGCGGCGGGACGCCGGCCCGCCACCGTCTATGACGGCTCCTGGTCCGAATGGGGCGCGCGGGCGGAGCTGCCGGTCGTCGGCGCCGCCGGCTGA
- a CDS encoding DUF3108 domain-containing protein, with the protein MAFLSSVKGGAGRGRAEALAFPGLVALAALAVATPCGAETLKANFALSLLGLSIGHASANGVIEGRSYRIDISMRTTGLASLVNDTRGAATASGALSSEGLAPTSYANTTSNTYETRTVRMSLAGNSVRAVHVDPTPWDLPVRIPVTESNKSHITDPVSALIMSVPASEPLVGPSACNRTIPVFDGVTRFDVTLSFVEMRNVETQGYSGPVSVCAARYRPIAGHRPDSASTRFMAENSDITVWLAPLPTAHAVVPYRMALRTNVGMLTVEPAEFHLGGGRRQAAERAAPERSTAEQ; encoded by the coding sequence ATGGCGTTTCTCTCATCCGTCAAGGGCGGGGCCGGACGCGGCAGGGCCGAGGCGCTCGCCTTTCCGGGGCTCGTGGCGCTCGCCGCGCTCGCCGTCGCCACGCCCTGTGGGGCGGAGACGCTCAAGGCGAATTTCGCGCTGAGCCTGCTCGGCCTCTCCATCGGCCACGCCTCGGCCAATGGCGTCATCGAGGGACGCAGCTACCGCATCGATATTTCGATGCGCACCACCGGCCTCGCCTCTCTCGTCAACGACACGCGCGGCGCGGCCACCGCCTCCGGCGCGCTGTCGAGCGAGGGGCTGGCGCCGACGAGCTACGCCAACACCACCTCCAACACCTATGAGACGCGCACTGTCCGCATGTCGCTCGCCGGCAATTCCGTGCGCGCCGTGCATGTCGATCCGACGCCCTGGGACCTGCCGGTCCGCATTCCGGTGACGGAGAGCAACAAGTCCCATATCACCGATCCGGTGAGCGCCCTCATCATGAGCGTCCCGGCCAGCGAGCCGCTGGTCGGCCCCTCCGCCTGCAATCGCACCATTCCGGTCTTCGACGGCGTCACCCGCTTCGATGTGACGCTCTCCTTCGTCGAGATGCGCAATGTGGAGACGCAGGGCTATTCCGGCCCGGTGTCGGTCTGCGCGGCGCGCTATCGTCCGATCGCCGGCCACAGGCCGGACAGCGCCTCCACGCGCTTCATGGCGGAGAACAGCGACATCACCGTCTGGCTCGCGCCTCTGCCGACGGCGCATGCGGTGGTGCCCTATCGCATGGCGCTGCGCACCAATGTCGGCATGCTGACCGTCGAGCCGGCGGAATTCCACCTCGGCGGCGGCCGTCGCCAGGCGGCGGAGAGAGCGGCCCCGGAGCGATCGACGGCCGAACAATAG
- a CDS encoding DUF1190 domain-containing protein, translating to MARPSFAFIAVAGIATLAGSVWFFGYRRTPACTGDGRYMSTVQQCRAYGLDAALCANAVEKARELAAKAAPRADTSFDCEVRFSECFAGADGRFTPAPSFCLAPGSAEPKEVRYLEYESDRLNRKKTREIRID from the coding sequence ATGGCACGCCCCTCCTTCGCCTTCATCGCCGTCGCCGGCATAGCGACGCTCGCCGGCTCCGTCTGGTTCTTCGGCTACCGGCGCACGCCCGCCTGCACGGGCGACGGCCGCTATATGTCCACCGTCCAGCAATGCCGCGCCTATGGGCTGGACGCCGCGCTCTGCGCCAATGCGGTGGAGAAAGCCCGTGAGCTGGCGGCGAAGGCCGCGCCCCGTGCGGATACGTCCTTCGATTGCGAGGTGCGCTTCTCGGAATGTTTCGCGGGCGCGGATGGGCGCTTCACGCCCGCTCCCTCCTTCTGCCTCGCGCCGGGATCGGCGGAGCCCAAGGAGGTGCGCTATCTCGAATATGAATCCGACCGCCTGAACCGCAAGAAGACGCGCGAGATCCGCATCGACTGA
- a CDS encoding response regulator transcription factor — MASTSSTKLGDERPRAVGRPVPLRASAMQAAAEGGPSAPRHKADRSGEDRDEGGATFPIDVAIADKSPLILAGLEALLADDRRFNLVLKVTDGEEFLDAAKLQRFQIAIIGWQLPTLHAREVLRALSRQPSAPKIVVYSGTNDPAAPAETLQLGGAGFVSKRAPPERLLDVLASVAAGDMVFPFVDIRKMRADPLENLTLRERSLLSALGSGHTNNQLAKDFGVSINTIKFHLRNLFEKLEVRNRAQAIALFLEMKHGSWTAATPGGRAESAGARGKKASRD; from the coding sequence ATGGCCTCGACGTCTTCGACGAAGCTCGGAGATGAGCGACCGCGCGCCGTCGGGCGTCCCGTTCCGCTCCGCGCCTCCGCCATGCAGGCCGCGGCCGAGGGCGGGCCTTCGGCTCCGCGCCATAAGGCCGATCGCTCCGGCGAGGACCGCGACGAGGGCGGCGCGACCTTTCCGATCGACGTCGCCATCGCCGACAAGAGTCCGCTGATCCTGGCCGGGCTCGAGGCGCTGCTCGCCGACGACCGCCGCTTCAATCTCGTGCTGAAGGTCACGGACGGCGAGGAGTTTCTCGACGCCGCCAAGCTGCAGCGCTTTCAGATCGCCATCATCGGCTGGCAATTGCCGACGCTGCATGCGCGGGAAGTGTTGCGCGCCTTGTCGCGCCAGCCCTCCGCGCCGAAGATCGTCGTCTATAGCGGCACCAATGATCCCGCCGCGCCGGCGGAGACGCTGCAATTGGGCGGCGCCGGCTTCGTCAGCAAGCGCGCCCCGCCGGAGCGTCTGCTCGACGTGCTCGCCTCCGTGGCGGCCGGCGACATGGTGTTTCCCTTCGTCGACATCCGCAAGATGCGCGCCGATCCGCTGGAGAATCTCACTCTGCGCGAGCGTAGCCTGCTGTCGGCGCTCGGTTCCGGCCACACCAACAATCAGCTCGCCAAGGATTTCGGCGTCTCGATCAACACGATCAAATTCCACTTGCGCAATTTGTTCGAGAAGCTCGAGGTGCGCAATCGCGCCCAGGCCATCGCGCTGTTCCTGGAGATGAAGCACGGCTCCTGGACCGCGGCGACGCCGGGCGGCCGCGCCGAGTCGGCGGGCGCCCGCGGCAAGAAAGCCTCGCGCGATTAG
- a CDS encoding YdcF family protein, whose product MFFILSKIGEFFVEPLHIALSIVALGVALCFTRFAAKGRIVAALGVATLLLLCFTSLGDLMLYPLENRFPQVAEDAPAPDGIVVLGGAIDEKLSQARGGAALTEAGERVTAMVELARRYPAAKLLFAGGSGRLFEAAGSEAEIVGRLLPKLGVEPGRLILEDRSRNTWENAVNALALARPAPGERWLLVTSASHMPRSMGIFRRVGFPVVAYPVNYHTGLRLPIGLRSHAPDQLKLIDTATHEWVGLVAYRLTGKTDALFPAP is encoded by the coding sequence ATGTTTTTCATCCTGTCCAAGATCGGCGAATTCTTCGTCGAGCCGTTGCATATCGCCCTTTCCATCGTCGCCCTCGGCGTGGCGCTCTGCTTCACCCGCTTCGCCGCCAAGGGGCGCATTGTCGCGGCGCTCGGCGTGGCGACGCTGCTGCTGCTGTGCTTCACCTCGCTCGGCGATCTGATGCTCTATCCGCTGGAGAACCGTTTTCCGCAGGTCGCCGAGGACGCGCCGGCGCCGGATGGTATCGTCGTGCTCGGCGGCGCGATCGACGAGAAGCTGAGCCAGGCGCGCGGCGGCGCGGCGCTGACCGAGGCCGGCGAGCGCGTGACCGCCATGGTCGAGCTGGCGCGCCGCTATCCTGCGGCCAAGCTGCTCTTCGCCGGCGGCTCCGGCCGGCTGTTCGAGGCCGCCGGCTCCGAGGCGGAGATCGTCGGGCGGCTGCTTCCGAAGCTCGGCGTCGAGCCGGGGCGCCTCATCCTCGAGGACCGCTCGCGCAATACATGGGAAAACGCCGTCAATGCGCTGGCGCTGGCGCGGCCGGCGCCCGGCGAGCGCTGGCTGCTCGTGACCTCGGCGAGCCATATGCCGCGCTCGATGGGGATTTTCCGCCGCGTCGGCTTCCCCGTCGTCGCCTATCCGGTCAATTATCACACGGGCCTGCGCCTGCCGATCGGCCTGCGCTCGCACGCGCCCGACCAGCTGAAGCTCATCGACACGGCGACGCATGAATGGGTCGGCCTCGTCGCCTATCGGCTGACCGGCAAGACCGACGCGCTGTTTCCCGCGCCCTGA
- a CDS encoding electron transfer flavoprotein-ubiquinone oxidoreductase, with translation MAETEELPPREAMDYDVVIVGAGPAGLSAAIRLKQISPDLSVVVIEKGSEPGAHILSGAVIDPIGLDRLLPDWRGRDDAPLKTKVTSDDMFWLTPTGAVTIPHVINPKLLSNEGKFIGSLASVVRFLAQEAEGLGVEIYPGFAGAELLYGEKGEVLGVATGDMGVGRDGAPKDSFTRGMELRGKYTLIAEGARGSLAKQLLKKYALDANSEPQKFSIGLKELWRIPKEKHRPGHMQHSVGWPLTDDTGGGSFLYHFDEDLVSVGFVVYLNYSNPTLSPFDEFQRFKAHPAIAPVLEGGQRLAYGARALTSGGWQSVPKLTFPGGALIGCSAGFMNVPRIKGSHNAVLSGILAADHVAAALAEGRAHDEVTAYDAAWRTSDIGKDLKPVRNVKPLLSKFGTKLGIALGGFDMWTNELFGFSIFGTLKHGKPDYACLKPLSQVTPIVYPKLTSKVVFDKLSSVFVSNTNHEEDQPCHLTLRDPSIPIEKNLPLYGEPARLYCPAGVYEVVYAEEATKSDPRFVINAQNCVHCKTCDIKDPAQNINWVPPEGGGGPNYPNM, from the coding sequence ATGGCTGAGACAGAAGAATTGCCCCCGCGCGAAGCTATGGATTACGACGTCGTGATCGTCGGAGCCGGCCCGGCCGGCCTCTCCGCCGCGATCCGCCTCAAGCAGATTTCGCCCGATCTCTCGGTCGTCGTCATCGAGAAGGGCTCGGAGCCCGGCGCGCATATTCTCTCCGGCGCGGTCATCGATCCCATCGGCCTCGACCGCCTGCTGCCGGACTGGCGCGGCCGCGACGACGCGCCGCTGAAGACCAAAGTGACCAGCGACGACATGTTCTGGCTGACGCCGACGGGCGCTGTCACCATCCCGCATGTCATCAATCCCAAGCTCTTGAGCAATGAGGGCAAGTTCATCGGCTCGCTCGCCAGCGTCGTGCGCTTTCTGGCGCAGGAGGCGGAAGGGCTGGGCGTCGAGATCTATCCGGGCTTCGCCGGCGCCGAGCTGCTCTATGGCGAAAAGGGCGAGGTGCTGGGCGTCGCCACGGGCGATATGGGCGTCGGCCGCGACGGCGCGCCCAAGGACAGCTTTACGCGCGGCATGGAGCTGCGCGGCAAATATACGCTGATCGCGGAAGGCGCGCGCGGCTCGCTGGCCAAGCAGCTGCTGAAGAAATACGCGCTCGACGCCAATAGCGAGCCGCAGAAGTTCAGCATCGGCCTCAAGGAGCTGTGGCGCATCCCCAAGGAGAAGCACCGCCCCGGCCATATGCAGCATTCGGTCGGCTGGCCGCTCACCGACGACACCGGCGGCGGCTCCTTCCTCTATCATTTCGACGAGGACCTCGTTTCGGTCGGCTTCGTCGTCTATCTCAACTATTCCAATCCGACGCTCTCGCCCTTCGACGAGTTCCAGCGCTTCAAGGCGCATCCCGCCATCGCGCCGGTGCTGGAAGGCGGACAGCGCCTCGCCTATGGCGCGCGCGCGCTGACCTCGGGCGGCTGGCAGAGCGTGCCGAAGCTGACCTTCCCCGGCGGCGCGCTGATCGGCTGCTCGGCCGGCTTCATGAATGTCCCGCGCATAAAGGGCTCGCATAACGCCGTGCTGTCCGGCATTCTCGCCGCCGATCATGTGGCGGCGGCGCTGGCGGAAGGCCGCGCGCATGACGAGGTGACGGCCTATGACGCCGCCTGGCGCACGAGCGACATCGGCAAGGATTTGAAGCCGGTCCGCAATGTGAAGCCGCTGCTCTCCAAATTCGGCACCAAGCTCGGCATTGCGCTCGGCGGCTTCGACATGTGGACGAATGAGCTGTTCGGCTTCTCGATCTTCGGCACGCTGAAGCATGGCAAGCCCGATTACGCCTGCCTGAAGCCGCTCTCGCAGGTGACGCCGATCGTCTATCCCAAGCTCACCAGCAAAGTGGTGTTCGACAAGCTCTCCTCCGTGTTCGTCTCCAACACGAACCATGAGGAAGACCAGCCCTGCCATCTGACGCTGCGCGATCCGTCGATCCCGATCGAGAAGAATCTGCCGCTCTATGGCGAGCCGGCGCGGCTCTATTGTCCGGCGGGCGTCTATGAGGTGGTCTATGCGGAGGAGGCGACGAAGAGCGATCCGCGCTTCGTCATCAACGCGCAGAATTGCGTGCACTGCAAGACTTGCGACATCAAGGACCCGGCGCAGAACATAAATTGGGTTCCGCCGGAGGGCGGCGGCGGGCCGAATTACCCGAATATGTGA